The proteins below are encoded in one region of Geobacter sp.:
- the modC gene encoding molybdenum ABC transporter ATP-binding protein yields the protein MHLSITVKKSFGAFTLATDITVSGDRVGIFGVSGSGKSSLVSMLAGLLKPDSGEIFLDGECLFSSAKRINVRPEKRRIAMVFQHHSLFSHLNVRNNLLYGFKRCSPDHQGIDFDSLVQVLNLEEILDREVMNLSGGEKQRVALGRAILANPRLLLMDEPLSALDDSLRFQIIPYLKSVSERFGIPYFFISHALVEMRLMTDTVLVFEKGKMVEQTTSEQLARNRMGLSPVGYINLLQLSNMTVRNGMCAYRWQGGELLLSASNQDTPHGLFELSSKDIILFKKHPEAISARNLMQCTVAGLFESGTKIGVELQCGEGKLVAEIVPDAARELGIEKGCVIHAACKASAFRRLASSDLKLGVQ from the coding sequence CAACCGACATTACTGTCAGTGGCGACAGAGTCGGTATCTTTGGCGTATCGGGTAGCGGTAAATCATCATTGGTGAGTATGCTGGCAGGATTGCTCAAACCTGACAGCGGCGAGATATTTCTGGATGGCGAATGCCTTTTCAGCAGCGCCAAAAGAATCAATGTGCGCCCCGAAAAGAGGCGTATCGCCATGGTGTTCCAGCATCACAGCCTCTTTTCGCACCTGAACGTCAGGAATAATCTGCTCTATGGCTTCAAACGCTGCAGTCCGGATCATCAAGGCATTGATTTCGACTCCCTGGTTCAGGTCCTCAATCTGGAAGAGATCCTTGACCGCGAAGTAATGAACCTGTCGGGAGGCGAAAAACAGCGAGTTGCCCTGGGACGGGCAATATTGGCAAATCCACGCCTGTTGCTGATGGACGAACCCCTCTCGGCCCTGGACGATTCACTCCGCTTCCAGATCATCCCTTATCTGAAAAGTGTCAGCGAGCGTTTTGGCATTCCATATTTCTTTATCTCCCATGCCCTGGTCGAGATGCGTCTGATGACCGATACCGTGCTGGTATTCGAAAAGGGGAAGATGGTCGAGCAGACCACCAGCGAGCAGTTGGCCCGCAATCGCATGGGGTTGAGCCCGGTTGGCTACATCAATCTTCTGCAACTGAGCAACATGACCGTACGGAACGGCATGTGCGCCTATCGCTGGCAGGGAGGTGAACTGCTCCTCTCCGCCAGTAACCAGGATACGCCCCATGGCCTGTTCGAGCTCTCCTCAAAGGACATTATCCTTTTCAAGAAACACCCCGAAGCGATCAGTGCCCGCAATCTGATGCAATGCACCGTTGCCGGCCTGTTCGAGAGCGGCACGAAGATAGGAGTGGAGCTGCAATGCGGCGAGGGGAAGCTGGTTGCCGAGATCGTGCCGGATGCCGCCCGTGAACTGGGGATCGAAAAGGGGTGCGTCATCCATGCGGCCTGCAAGGCGTCGGCTTTCCGGAGATTGGCAAGCAGTGACCTGAAACTGGGGGTACAGTGA
- a CDS encoding tetratricopeptide repeat protein, whose amino-acid sequence MRRCDLHGRRRTDHVAFRPQQGTGRPRPWQAGHHAGLVPQDIPVHAAPPQRGFIAGVATGALRGTGTGRTQQHDLKAEHRPSTSKVKSVEQTTEPDATDHVAFVRLGETLLKLNRLEDAEKVLRQALILKSDYAATYNNLGIVLHNLGRLTEAEKAYRHAVTLQSDFAMAHNNLGAALQNLGRLDEAEREHRRAMALRPDFAEAYNNLGSTLKELGRLDEARNACIRALAIKPGYVEARCNLGVISEELGLFDQAATHFRATLALCPNYLFALWSLALLNLRQGNLQQGWKWYELRLKIEKDSHARLQVPGFDGAELHDRRILVYAEQGVGEEIMFTSCLREICDATDHCILECDARLVPLFARSFPAVTVIPQTELDGEPLQQVLPPLDYKLPLASLPRHFRNAFSDFNGHGPWLTPCRKAVDRWKSRYAALGPGLKVGISWRGGLRAGSSRIRSTELLQWQDVLTTPHVHFVNLQYGDCQKELDNIRDRLGITIHDWDDADPLRNLDDFAAQVAALDLVISVDNSTVHMAGGLGIPVWCLLAYVPNWRWMLERDDSPWYPGMKLVRQRAHGDWPHLFGRVAKDLNRLTTIMKPHQALGGDMRTIGSVVAN is encoded by the coding sequence ATCCGGCGATGTGATCTCCATGGTCGACGGCGAACCGATCACGTCGCTTTCCGACCTCAGCAAGGCACTGGCAGACCGCGACCCTGGCAAGCCGGTCACCATGCTGGTCTGGTGCCACAGGATATCCCAGTTCATGCTGCTCCGCCTCAGCGAGGATTCATCGCAGGTGTCGCAACAGGCGCTCTTCGGGGAACCGGAACTGGCCGGACGCAGCAGCACGACCTGAAGGCAGAGCACCGGCCATCGACCTCGAAAGTGAAGAGTGTGGAACAGACAACGGAACCCGATGCAACAGACCATGTTGCCTTTGTCAGGCTGGGCGAAACGCTCCTCAAGCTCAACCGGCTGGAGGATGCGGAAAAGGTCCTGCGCCAGGCATTGATACTCAAATCCGACTACGCCGCGACCTACAACAACCTGGGGATTGTCCTGCACAACCTCGGCAGGCTCACTGAGGCCGAAAAGGCGTACCGGCACGCCGTAACCCTGCAGTCCGACTTTGCCATGGCCCACAACAACCTGGGCGCGGCGCTGCAGAACCTCGGCAGGCTCGACGAGGCGGAACGGGAACATCGTCGCGCCATGGCGCTTAGGCCCGACTTCGCCGAAGCGTACAACAATCTCGGCAGCACCCTCAAGGAGCTCGGCCGGCTGGACGAGGCGAGAAACGCCTGCATCAGGGCCCTGGCCATCAAGCCGGGTTACGTGGAGGCACGCTGCAACCTCGGCGTCATCAGCGAAGAGCTCGGCCTGTTCGACCAGGCAGCCACCCATTTCCGGGCAACGCTCGCCCTCTGCCCGAACTATCTCTTCGCCCTCTGGAGCCTGGCGCTGCTCAATCTCCGCCAGGGCAATCTGCAGCAAGGCTGGAAATGGTACGAGCTGCGGCTGAAGATCGAGAAGGACAGCCACGCGCGGTTGCAGGTCCCCGGATTCGACGGCGCAGAACTGCACGACAGGCGCATCCTTGTCTATGCGGAACAGGGGGTGGGAGAAGAGATCATGTTCACCTCCTGCCTCCGGGAGATCTGCGACGCAACGGATCACTGCATCCTGGAATGCGATGCCCGCCTGGTGCCGCTGTTCGCCCGCTCCTTTCCGGCCGTCACGGTCATCCCCCAGACCGAGCTGGACGGCGAACCCCTGCAACAGGTGCTCCCCCCGCTCGACTACAAGCTCCCTCTCGCCTCGCTCCCCCGCCACTTCAGGAATGCCTTCAGCGACTTCAACGGCCACGGTCCCTGGCTGACCCCCTGCCGGAAGGCGGTGGACAGATGGAAGAGCCGCTATGCAGCGCTCGGGCCGGGCCTGAAGGTCGGCATCTCCTGGCGCGGCGGCCTGCGGGCCGGTTCCAGCCGCATCCGCTCGACAGAGCTTCTCCAGTGGCAGGACGTGCTCACGACGCCCCATGTCCATTTCGTCAATCTCCAGTATGGCGACTGCCAGAAGGAGCTGGACAACATCCGCGACCGGCTGGGGATCACCATCCACGACTGGGACGACGCCGATCCCCTGCGCAACCTGGACGACTTTGCCGCCCAGGTTGCCGCCCTCGACCTGGTTATTTCCGTCGACAACTCCACGGTACATATGGCAGGTGGTCTGGGAATACCGGTCTGGTGCCTTTTGGCATACGTGCCCAACTGGCGCTGGATGCTTGAACGGGACGATTCTCCCTGGTATCCCGGCATGAAGCTGGTGCGGCAGCGCGCTCACGGCGACTGGCCCCACCTCTTCGGCCGCGTCGCCAAGGACCTGAACCGCCTCACGACCATCATGAAGCCCCACCAGGCGCTCGGCGGGGATATGCGGACAATCGGCAGCGTCGTTGCCAACTGA
- a CDS encoding PDZ domain-containing protein, giving the protein MPEHEIGRTPAENENVLHALGMIIAEADKKRRDWNGLAAPGVVVLGARFGCAATKSGIESGDVISMVDGEPITSLSDLSKALADRDPGKPVTMLVWCHRISQFMLLRLSEDSSQVSQQALFGEPELAGRSSTT; this is encoded by the coding sequence ATGCCAGAACACGAAATCGGCCGGACACCGGCTGAGAACGAAAACGTGCTGCACGCCCTCGGAATGATCATCGCCGAAGCGGACAAGAAACGCCGGGACTGGAACGGCCTGGCAGCGCCGGGGGTCGTGGTGCTGGGGGCGCGGTTCGGCTGCGCAGCGACAAAATCGGGCATCGAATCCGGCGATGTGATCTCCATGGTCGACGGCGAACCGATCACGTCGCTTTCCGACCTCAGCAAGGCACTGGCAGACCGCGACCCTGGCAAGCCGGTCACCATGCTGGTCTGGTGCCACAGGATATCCCAGTTCATGCTGCTCCGCCTCAGCGAGGATTCATCGCAGGTGTCGCAACAGGCGCTCTTCGGGGAACCGGAACTGGCCGGACGCAGCAGCACGACCTGA
- a CDS encoding periplasmic heavy metal sensor → MGCRITREGRTPMRRRVSIAIAVMAAMIGGGAGAALAGHGPPGDFGGPPPGAERGPGHFFERMAKILRLSDAQKGKIQTILNAEQEQGTALRDRLHENRKKLMQAGEATTFDEAATRKIAMAQGQLEAELTLSRIRTQSRINAVLTDDQRELLKELRPPGPEHRPAPEQWNPQPPGNPPAE, encoded by the coding sequence ATGGGGTGCCGGATAACTCGAGAAGGGAGAACACCCATGAGAAGAAGAGTGAGTATAGCAATCGCGGTGATGGCCGCGATGATCGGCGGCGGGGCAGGTGCCGCCCTGGCGGGCCATGGTCCGCCAGGCGACTTCGGCGGGCCGCCGCCGGGAGCGGAGAGAGGTCCAGGGCATTTTTTCGAGCGGATGGCAAAGATCCTCAGACTGAGCGACGCGCAGAAAGGGAAGATTCAGACCATTCTGAATGCTGAACAGGAGCAGGGCACGGCACTGCGCGACAGGCTGCACGAAAACCGGAAAAAGCTGATGCAGGCTGGCGAGGCGACAACCTTCGACGAAGCGGCGACACGGAAGATTGCCATGGCACAGGGACAACTGGAAGCCGAGCTCACCCTGTCCCGAATCAGAACACAGAGCCGGATCAATGCCGTCCTGACGGACGATCAGCGTGAATTACTCAAAGAGCTGCGGCCTCCGGGGCCTGAACATCGGCCCGCGCCCGAGCAGTGGAATCCCCAACCTCCGGGAAACCCACCTGCCGAGTAG
- a CDS encoding tetratricopeptide repeat protein, with protein sequence MTGGPMEISNMAEKMFSALTSQQDTRTSLSSTMLSSAITLLQNEKYTQSVQAFRAAIAYDPQSTDAYNYLATAYLKLGKNKEAIEAYKTSLAVDNTQAETHVNLANIYMEQNQNTEAEKEYKAAISADPSEELASYSYGLFLLKNDRAAEAATQFKNAARLSPNDGNIYYGLGCAYNKLGQYSDAVTQLEKATSLRDEFYDAYYELGNAYVGLGKTDEVQQQINILKDADTAETDVDAEALEEAIRQPKMTGVVSSGTTLSTVFMGATPLYLLDTELANPNSSKDFTIQFQFDSDMDVASVMNITNWSITKATGGVEGSYNNGVYLSDQNDVTLSPIPKSVMYDATTQRATITFTLSQNAEGDATIDPAHLVFKFMGKDDTGKVLDSSADEYDGFAGETF encoded by the coding sequence ATGACTGGAGGTCCCATGGAAATCAGCAATATGGCTGAAAAGATGTTTTCAGCCCTCACTTCTCAGCAGGATACACGCACCTCGCTCTCCTCGACCATGCTGTCGAGCGCCATAACCCTCCTGCAGAATGAGAAATATACCCAGTCGGTTCAGGCGTTCAGGGCAGCCATCGCCTACGACCCCCAATCGACCGATGCCTACAACTACCTCGCCACCGCCTATCTCAAGCTGGGGAAGAACAAGGAGGCGATCGAGGCCTACAAGACCTCGCTGGCCGTCGACAACACCCAGGCGGAAACCCATGTCAACCTGGCCAACATCTACATGGAGCAGAACCAGAACACCGAGGCGGAAAAGGAATACAAGGCGGCAATAAGCGCCGACCCGAGCGAGGAGCTGGCCTCCTATTCCTACGGCCTCTTCCTGCTGAAGAACGACCGGGCCGCCGAAGCGGCCACCCAGTTCAAGAATGCCGCCAGGCTCTCCCCCAACGACGGCAACATCTATTACGGCCTCGGCTGCGCCTACAACAAACTCGGCCAGTACAGCGATGCCGTCACTCAACTGGAAAAGGCGACGAGCCTGCGTGATGAGTTCTACGACGCCTACTACGAGCTGGGAAACGCCTATGTGGGGCTCGGCAAGACCGACGAGGTGCAGCAGCAGATCAACATCCTCAAGGATGCCGATACCGCAGAGACCGATGTGGATGCGGAGGCGCTCGAAGAGGCGATCCGGCAGCCGAAGATGACCGGCGTCGTCAGCTCGGGTACCACCCTGTCGACGGTATTCATGGGCGCCACCCCCCTCTACCTCCTCGACACGGAGCTTGCCAACCCGAACTCATCCAAGGACTTCACCATCCAGTTCCAGTTCGACAGCGACATGGATGTAGCCTCGGTTATGAACATCACCAACTGGTCCATCACCAAGGCCACGGGAGGGGTGGAGGGAAGCTACAACAACGGCGTCTACCTCTCCGACCAGAACGACGTGACCCTCTCCCCGATCCCGAAGAGCGTCATGTACGATGCGACCACCCAGCGCGCCACCATCACCTTCACACTGAGCCAGAACGCCGAAGGGGATGCGACCATCGACCCGGCGCATCTCGTTTTCAAGTTCATGGGCAAAGACGATACCGGCAAGGTTCTCGACTCCAGCGCCGACGAATACGACGGATTTGCGGGAGAGACGTTCTGA
- a CDS encoding PDZ domain-containing protein, with the protein MKASGETPVDRRLSPPIPMRALGIFAGEMSREAAELHGLEEGKGIVVTGMLGSHLKSPAAKAGVKVGDIICEINGIPVTSPGAMKRYLSSYTIDVPIGILLRHKDIWRFLTVRLNRSTFTRRRSFSGLCDPVFQSRRL; encoded by the coding sequence ATGAAAGCTTCCGGAGAAACGCCGGTCGATCGCCGTCTGTCGCCGCCGATACCCATGCGGGCGCTGGGAATCTTCGCAGGGGAAATGAGCCGCGAAGCCGCCGAGTTGCACGGCCTGGAAGAAGGAAAAGGGATCGTCGTGACAGGCATGCTCGGCAGCCATCTGAAGAGTCCGGCAGCCAAGGCAGGGGTCAAGGTCGGCGACATCATCTGTGAAATAAACGGTATCCCCGTTACCTCGCCGGGAGCCATGAAGCGGTATCTCTCCTCGTACACCATCGATGTGCCGATCGGCATCCTGCTCCGACACAAGGATATCTGGCGGTTTCTGACGGTCCGCCTCAATCGGAGCACCTTTACCCGGCGGCGCTCCTTTTCCGGGCTGTGCGATCCGGTCTTTCAATCCCGGCGTCTGTAA
- the flgL gene encoding flagellar hook-associated protein 3: MRITSNITADNAVYYIQQAREQLDATQEKIASERNINRPSDDPISTRTLLDLDDKINSIDQYTTNITKSTTWLEVSSTALTGMADILAQAKELVATINSGSTDASDRQNVNDQLETLKKQIVDMGNTQLGDQYIFGGFDNSAAPFSNSSNDYAGDGSQIVVDISQSSSQAINITGDRLLKGTGTDPSYGTTDILQAFDDLMAAVGDSTHESDPAAIQAGAQALEAGAEQITNAQVDVASRLTRLESMTNLHTSMKNSLQTIAGTIQNADIAKLGVELSLQQTAFEATLSATAKISDLSLLDYL, from the coding sequence ATGCGCATCACCTCGAACATCACCGCAGACAACGCCGTCTACTATATCCAGCAGGCACGGGAGCAACTGGACGCCACTCAGGAGAAGATCGCCTCGGAACGCAACATCAACAGGCCCAGCGACGACCCGATCTCGACCCGCACCCTCCTCGACCTGGACGACAAGATCAACAGCATCGACCAGTACACCACCAACATCACCAAGTCGACGACCTGGCTGGAGGTGTCCAGCACCGCCCTGACCGGGATGGCCGACATACTGGCCCAGGCAAAGGAACTGGTGGCGACCATCAACAGCGGCAGCACCGATGCTTCGGATCGCCAGAACGTAAACGACCAGCTGGAAACCCTGAAGAAGCAGATCGTCGACATGGGGAATACCCAGTTGGGAGACCAGTACATCTTCGGCGGATTCGACAATTCGGCTGCCCCGTTCAGCAACAGCTCCAACGATTATGCGGGGGACGGCAGCCAGATCGTGGTCGACATCTCCCAGTCGTCGTCCCAGGCGATCAACATCACTGGCGACCGGCTGCTGAAAGGGACCGGCACGGACCCCAGCTATGGCACTACCGATATCCTGCAGGCCTTTGACGACCTGATGGCGGCTGTCGGCGACAGTACCCACGAAAGCGATCCGGCGGCTATCCAGGCAGGTGCCCAGGCCCTTGAAGCAGGCGCCGAGCAGATCACCAACGCCCAGGTCGATGTCGCATCGCGGTTGACCAGGCTCGAAAGCATGACCAACCTGCACACGAGCATGAAGAATTCCCTGCAGACCATTGCCGGCACCATCCAGAACGCCGACATTGCAAAACTGGGAGTGGAACTGTCGCTGCAGCAGACCGCCTTCGAGGCGACGCTTTCCGCAACGGCTAAGATATCGGACCTGTCGCTCCTCGATTACCTGTAG
- a CDS encoding crotonase, with amino-acid sequence MENLLLEIVEEIAVVTVNRPAALNALTMATLEELNGLVEEIDGNRGIRVAILTGAGTKAFVAGADIAMMRDMTPAQARDMALRAHRVFSAIERSPKPFIAAVNGYALGGGCELAMCCDIRIAAQTARFGQPEINLGIIPGFGGTQRLPRLIGKGRALEMILTGEMIDAQEAYRIGLVNRVVPADELMATVQGMAARLAAKGLPALRACKEAVSTGLELDLASALTCEAGLFGLTFATTDQKEGMSAFLEKRAAAFTDS; translated from the coding sequence ATGGAAAATCTGCTGCTGGAGATCGTCGAAGAGATTGCGGTTGTCACGGTGAACCGGCCCGCAGCCCTCAACGCCTTGACCATGGCGACGCTTGAGGAGCTCAACGGTCTGGTCGAGGAGATAGACGGCAATCGCGGGATACGGGTCGCAATCCTTACCGGTGCCGGTACAAAGGCGTTCGTTGCCGGGGCGGATATCGCCATGATGCGTGATATGACGCCGGCACAGGCAAGGGACATGGCATTGCGGGCACACCGCGTCTTTTCCGCCATCGAACGGTCGCCCAAACCGTTCATCGCTGCGGTGAACGGCTATGCCCTGGGGGGAGGGTGTGAACTGGCCATGTGCTGCGACATCCGGATCGCCGCCCAAACAGCCCGTTTCGGCCAGCCCGAGATCAACCTGGGGATCATCCCCGGTTTCGGCGGCACCCAGCGGCTCCCCCGCCTGATCGGCAAGGGGAGGGCGCTGGAGATGATCCTGACCGGCGAGATGATCGACGCCCAGGAGGCGTACCGCATCGGTCTCGTGAACCGGGTCGTCCCGGCCGACGAACTGATGGCGACGGTGCAGGGGATGGCGGCCCGCCTGGCGGCCAAGGGGCTGCCGGCGCTGCGGGCGTGCAAGGAGGCGGTATCGACCGGCCTGGAGCTCGACCTGGCCAGTGCGCTGACCTGCGAGGCCGGGCTGTTCGGACTCACCTTTGCCACCACGGACCAGAAGGAAGGGATGAGCGCCTTTTTGGAGAAGCGTGCTGCGGCATTCACGGATAGCTGA
- a CDS encoding flagellar hook assembly protein FlgD has protein sequence MITSVTSTTSSTASSSMKEATGLDKDDFLKLFIEQLKNQDPLDPQDSSEFIAQLAQLTQVEQAYNTTTALQNLLAAQNNSSSLSSVSFIGKSITANGDGISFDGSSAAELQYNLKGAANSVTITISDASGAAVRTVTQSGLEAGDHSYTWDGKNNSGEPVSAGAYTFAVSASSSSGVDVTASTYTTGLVDGVSLSDDTPALTLGAVSVPLTDVISIKAL, from the coding sequence ATGATAACCAGCGTAACATCGACGACATCCTCAACCGCATCCTCATCCATGAAGGAAGCGACCGGGCTGGACAAGGACGATTTCCTCAAACTGTTCATCGAACAGCTCAAGAACCAGGACCCGCTCGACCCCCAGGACAGCAGCGAATTCATCGCCCAGCTCGCCCAGCTGACCCAGGTGGAGCAGGCCTACAACACCACGACTGCCCTGCAGAACCTGCTGGCAGCCCAAAACAACAGCAGCAGCCTGTCATCCGTCTCCTTCATCGGCAAGTCGATTACGGCAAATGGCGACGGCATCTCGTTCGATGGCTCTTCGGCAGCGGAGCTCCAGTACAATCTCAAAGGGGCGGCCAACTCTGTGACCATCACCATCTCCGACGCCTCGGGCGCTGCCGTCAGGACCGTCACCCAGTCCGGGCTGGAAGCAGGGGACCATTCCTATACCTGGGACGGAAAAAACAATTCCGGGGAACCGGTTTCGGCCGGGGCATACACCTTCGCCGTTTCCGCCAGCTCCTCCAGTGGCGTCGACGTGACCGCATCAACGTATACCACCGGGCTCGTGGACGGCGTGTCGCTTTCCGACGACACCCCTGCCCTCACCCTGGGCGCGGTATCGGTCCCGCTCACGGACGTCATCAGCATAAAGGCCCTGTAG